The Lolium rigidum isolate FL_2022 chromosome 1, APGP_CSIRO_Lrig_0.1, whole genome shotgun sequence region AGACCTGTATTTATAGTTTCAGGAATGTAACAACAGACGTCGTGATCCACAAAATCTGGGAACAACCAATACATATCCAAacaaacaaaagagaaaacagcCGAGAGAGAACCACGAGAAAAACAAAAAATCCTGCGGGATAACAAACAAAAAGGATCTTATCCGGGGCCAGTGTGAGTTCACGTGCAAGCACAAAACAAACATAAAAAGACTACAAAGAAGTTCACGTGATAACAGTGCAGACGTTCGGACAGAGTAAAAACACTAAAATAAATAAGATGTTCCGCACCAACCAACCCACCCCCACCCACCAAACCACGCCCCACCCACCAAAACCACCCCTCGGCGCTAAACAAAACTCCACCACTACCTGGGGTTCCGCCGGAAGAAGCATCACACGGAGAAGGACTCGAAGGAAAAAGCAAAAGGGAGAACAAGAACAGAtaaagaagaggaggagaagtcTAGCAAGATCTACAAAAAAGGAATCCAGGATAAGAAAAGCGAAGGGATTACCTAACAAAAGAAGGTGCGTCTAACCCATCCCCCTCCCATCTACTCATTGAATCGCACTGCATTTTCCTCTCTGACATCCTTCATGGTCGTGGTTTAGAATCTAGACTATTATAAAAAACCAGATCTAACAACTTAACAAAATAATACCTTACAGATTACTTAAAAAATGGTTTGCATACGATAGATCTATCAAAAAGaatcaaataaaaaaatgttaGGCAGGGGGGGGAATAGACACAGATGAAACAGGAAGAGGAGTTCAGATAAGAACTCCCGAGAAGCTCACTTGTGAAGAGAAAATGGAAAACAatatacaaaaaataaaataagtttGAGGGTTTTTAAATCTACAAACATGTATCCAGCCGACATTAGTATACTTTGATTGGGAAACTTAAAAATATATAATAAAAAAGTTGGAGTTTAAAATGTAGACAAAGTATAACATAAAACATGCAGACTAAAAGTGGAAGTTCAGTTCAGAAAAGTGCAGAGGTCCTCTTAGTATAAAATATGTTTTATGTTGGAATCTTGTGACAGGAATGGCTGCTTGGTCCATCGTACGTCATCCTCGCGACGACGAAAGCGATGAAGAGACCTGTCAAAAAGAGGTAAAAAAAGATAGAAATGCTTTCAAAAATACTTTATGGAACTAAAAATGTGCTTATTTTTTATGCAGGTCCAACTATTCATGGATTTGAAATCTTTGACAAGCACTGCCACTTCGGAAATGAAGTTGAAATGACCAAGGAAAATCTGGATCATCTCAAAAGCAAGTACTTGACTACAAGCCAACAATCCCATATTATGTATGCAAGATGGGGAAGACAACGAACAACCTCACGAGGGGCAAAATGGTAATGCCAAAACGCCAACTAACAAAACTTATTTTCGTACACTACATGTATTACATATGATGTTTTGGCTGAACCAACATGTATTACTAACTTTATTACAGCTCTTCCGATATTTAAATGTTTCCTGAAAGTCCAGATAAAAGAAACAGTGAAGTTCACTTACAGCAAAAACAGAAAATGTTTCATGTTAAATTTGATAACTGTTAACTAGCATACTGAGATCAGTTGTTACATGCCTATGATATTCACTTTCNNNNNNNNNNNNNNNNNNNNNNNNNNNNNNNNNNNNNNNNNNNNNNNNNNNNNNNNNNNNNNNNNNNNNNNNNNNNNNNNNNNNNNNNNNNNNNNNNNNNTGGTTTTTCTTAATATACTTAGCTAATTAAGAAAAAACTATGAAGACGAATTAAAATACTACATATTATCTACTCCCGATGCAATCACGGTGTGGTGGCACCCTGCCACCAACACGTACACAAGGAGGAATCCGGGTCGATGCAGAGCCGTTTCTTGCACGCTGGCGAGCAGACCAAGACGAGGAGGCGGTGGTACACGCATGGCCGGCGGAGGGCTCCGGCGTGGGCTCGAGTTATAGTGGTTGCCGTGGAGTTAAGGAAACGAAGGGGAGGGTGGTGAGGGGTGCGATTGAAGGAAGAAGACGAGTTGGGTCATCAAGGCGGGGCCTCCCCGTGTTTTTTTGTAGGATGTGGCGTGATGGAGTTGATCCACTCGATCCGATGGCCACCAAGCGGATGCTTATTTTGTCCAAATAGCACCCGGGTACATCTTTTAGCATCTACTAGGTATACTAATATTGATGGCGAAAAAAACTTTCATTGAAACGTGGTCTTTAATTTGTGGCTTATTCCCTCGATACACGGAGAGAAATCGAGACACAAGCTAAAGACAACAATTTAAAAAACAATTACGAATTATTTTATttgataatattatcaatatgtttgaaaattggctaaatgggatGGTATCTAAAATTATGGCTATAGAATTCGAGTGGGAGTTTGTGAATTAATTATTTGCGGCTATTTGGAGTTACCAAAACGATGTTGTTTCTGACAAGATAAGGAACATATGGATTCTGAACGTACTCGGTTTGATGGCGGTCGTTCTGGCTATCTTCAACCAGGTTGGCTGGCGGTAATCTAATATAATTCAACAAGATATCATTTGTTTTTCTGTTCCAGTGGTTAATTCATGTTGCAAATTTTTGCTATGCATGAGATGTGATACTCTAATACTGAATTTCCTAAACAAATAAGGTTGTGTGCATCGTTTCGTTACAAGGCCGGGGGTTAAGTTCCCCTTTTTGAAAAAAAGTTAGGATCTTCGTACTTGTTTATCTTTTTTTGAAGTAGGGATAATCCGGCATCTACATCAATCGATGCACCCAACCTTTTTATTGCACAGTCTTAAGTTTTAGAGTTTACATCTCATGACCACACAAAGTGTTCATAAAAAATACAAaagaacaaaaagaaaacaaGTCACCAATGCATCGTGTATCGTCTATAAAGCCACCAGCCACGCTAGTTGAAGATATCCCATGCAAACTTCTCCAAACGGGTGCACCTAGAATCCTATCCGCTCATCGCGCCTCTGGTAGCAAGAAAGACCAGTCATGGATCAAAATGAGTTGCCATACGGATAACGTGTAAAAAATGAGCATTTCGCCACATGGATAATCTATAAAAAAAAAAGGAGCATTTCCTCTTTTTCTGTTTAAGATGATACCATTTCTACAATTCCATAAAGATCACACGGTAGCACAAGTTCGTACTCTAATTCATGCTTTGGTATCTTTATCTATCCCATTTATTCAATTACCGAACATATTCACATAATCTGTTGGTAGGGCAATATTAAAAGTGACATGAGTTATTCTCCAAGCAAGACGAGCAAAGGAACACTCAAAGAGTAAATGGTTGATGGACTCAGTCATGTTCACAAAAGACACATCTCTTACAATCATTTCAATTAGttccaaatataattttttgaataGACCGTTTGTCCATTTATAAAACCAGTATACATAGATTTGACCATTCACAAAATCAGTAAACATAGCTTTGACGAAACAGAAGTAGTAAGTTTCCAAACAAATTTATCATCATCTATTCAAAGTTATGGACATGAGTCGCTGAACCAAATGGATCCATGCATCCCATTTATTACCTGAAAGAATCCTTCTACCTCAAAGAAGTCGTTGTTTAACTCTCATAAGACTTCCAAAAATCAGAATCCGAAATCAGTTTGTGTACCTAAATAAATACTAGCAAACGAGGGTCGGCCTAATGGTTTCGAAgaaatatttctttttctatGGTTCATTCTCAATTAAGGATGGCTCGAAGATAAGGTTTCAGGAAGATAATTACTTTATAAATGCAACCCTCTGATAATAATATGCAGTTTTGTATAACATTGTGCGCCACAAGAGAGAAACTATCGCTAAGGTGTTGTAAACTTCACCACCAAATGTGACGTTCAAACATGACCTTGTTGGCTCCAGCTAGCATCCTGGAATGCTTTGCAATAGCGATTGGTCTTGGTCCAATTTACATCGGGCGCTATGAGTTTCACTAGAACATACATAAGAATGGTAAATTTTCAGTGGATTCATTGTACAAAGCCCTAATACAGTCACTTGTGCTAGTGGATAATAGAAAAAATGAAAATAGAGATTCTGCTAAAAATAAaggtttttttttgcatggtaccttcgtcgacGGGTAATACTCACTAAAGACAACATTGTAAAACACAATCTGCATGGATGTAAGAAATGTGCTTTCTGTCAACATGACACGAAAATATCAAACATTTATTCTTCTAACCCAACTTTATttggatctatatggtcagtcatttaGATATCATATCCACTAACTAgtgttgcaaatatttttggcaactcGCTAAATGGTGCGGATCATAGTTTTAAATTGCTTATTAGAGTGAGAGTGCTTGCAATAATTTGGTCGCTATGCCTATATAAATGATAAAAATCCGTCGCCCGTGTAGATTCTCTACCGGTGCACAACTACGCTCCATACATGGTCATCTATACAAGTGTGAAGAATTGCAGCCTTTATAGagatgtctacacggttggaggtaATCTTCGGATCGGTTCTCGGCGAGCATGAAGTTACTGGGATGAAGTCTTGTATTgggccatctttttttttttttttactttagttATCTTTTGATCAGGATCAATGCGGCCGTGTGCATTTTGGTTATGCACAGACCGGGTGTAATGCTCAAAACATTTTAGTAATAAATCGttctttattttaaaaaaataaaaaatgatgtgactatttctcagtcgacgAAGAAATAATAGTTAGATGATATCATCAAATCTTCACGAAGCAAAtcagagaattttttttttagttGCATCCTCACTTCTAACTGAAATATTTCATTTGCAACTTCATCTACAATTGAAAAAAACCCTTTACGACCTAACTTGCAACTCACATGCATGAAGGTGTACAGAAACttaattctcttgcaaatcccttAAAAAATCAGTTCGTGTACCCAAATAAAGACTAGCAAATAAAGACTTCCAAACATGTATTCCCGCACCCTTCAAGTTCCAAGTGCCAAGAGAGGACAGAGAACAGAGCATCCTACCAAACCGAACTGTTTCGTCAAATTTGAAGTGCAGCTCACTCCATTAGGAGGTTTATGAATCTGTTGAAGTTCTCATAAGACGAGCCGCCCTCACCGAGGCTGCTGCGAGCTGCATCCCCAAGCATCCGTGTCCTGTCTGCAATCCCATGGTCGCCAATAACTTGTTCCACTTTGGCGCTCACCTCGTCCTTGGTGACGACACCGTCTTCACCAGGGGACACGGCCAGGCCGGTCCTCCAGGTATCGCAGACGTAACTCCGGTTGGCATACTGGTCGACCTTCAGTCTGGACCAGCACAGGAAGGGCACGCCGTTTCTCACCCCTTCCATCGTCGAGTTCCACCCACAGTGCGAGACGAAGCACGCCACGGCACGGTGCGCCAGAACCTGCTGCTGGGAGCACCAGCTGACGACCATGCCCCTGCCGGCGACGCAGTTCTCGAACTCGTCGAACCATGCCTTGCTCACACCAGCGCCGGATGTGAAGTCCGGGCGCACCACCCAGAGGAAGGGTCGGCCGGTGAGCTCCAGCCCCTCTGCGAGCTCCTTGAACTGGCGGGGGTCGAAGACGGTGGAGGTGCCGAACGCCACGTACACGACGGAGTTGTCGGGATGTCCGTCGAGCCAGCTAAGGCACCTCGTGTCCTCCGGCAGGAACTGTCCGACCGGCTTTCTTTGGTCGGCGAACAGAAGGCCGATGGGCAGTATGTTCGGGAACAGCTCGAAAGCCATGGCCTCCGCTTCGAGGAACGAGTTGCACACGGTGATCTCGGCGAGGCTGCTCGCCTGGTTGTTCCGGCACACCAGCTGGAAGGCTGCGTGCTGCACCTCCGGGCCGCCTTCGACGCTCCACACCATGTGCGAAGTGTAGATCGGCGGCATCTTCGGGGCCAGCTCGAACGCACCTCGTCGTTTCGGGAATCCTGCATTTGTATATTCAGTAGTTCTCAGTTATCCTCTGCCATCTTCTATAAAATATTCTATCCTCTGCTGTGTTGATTCAAAGAAAAGAACGTGTAATCTTGACTTTCTTCGTATGCATGGATGCCTGAAGATGAAGATCGGGAGATTTGATTTCATACCCTTGTCGTCGAAGAAGCCGTCCTCGATGAGCTTGGGAACCCTGAACAACGTCCCAAGGCATGCCGCGGAGGCTGGGAAGAAGGAGGCGACCCTGACGCCAAGCTTCTTGGCGACCTCGAAGCACAGTGCTCCCATGTTGGTGTCGGCAACGAGCCACTTGACCTTCGTCTTCCGGATGAGGTCCTCCACGTAGCCCGGCACGCACCGGGAGAGCGCGTCCAGGACCTTGCCAAGGTCCCTGCGGTCGTCGCCGTCAGCCAGACCGTCCGGGATGGATACCAGGTGGATCTTCCTGTCGTCGTGCGTGGTAGTCTGTCGCATGGCGTTGATGACGGGCTCCGTGCAGACGAAGGTCACCTCGAAGCCGTGGTCGTCCAGGCGGTGCGATAGCTCCATGAGCGGGGTCACGTGCCCCTGCGCCGGGAGCGGCAGCACCATGACGTGCAGCGCTGCGGTGTCCATGCCGAAGCTGCCGCTGCGAGTGCGAGATGGGGCGTATGCCGAGATCCAGTTTTGATGGGTAGAGCAGCTACTGGCGAAGTAGGGCTTGTAGTcaaagtttaaaatagccggctatgccCTTTAAAGGCTAAGACGGGATAATCCGCTATTAGCCTCAAAAACCCGCTATTAGCCCCAAAAACAGGTAAAAAATAGCCGCTAAGGCTATAATGCTGTAAATATAGtgggaaagaaaaggaaaaaaagaaaactgGAAATTGTTGCTACTTATAATGTTGTAATATGTGGACCGAACTATGTCTTATTCATAGCTTTTTATGTAATCGTGTTAATATGTTATGCCTAATGCCAATAAATTATCAAATTTGTGAATTGTTGATAGAGAtatatatatgaattttgattttttcccATGAATTAGCAAAACCGCTAAATGGATGATTTAACCGCTATAGCTcggctatagcctttcatagCTTCCAGAAATGCTGCCACTATTTccaatagccggctattttaaactatgcttGTAGTGTAGAGTGGAACTGTCACAGCGCTGTAGGGCTTGTAGTGTAGAGTGGGGCTGACAGCTACAGGCAGGCCCTATCGTGGGACTCGGTGCGACATAGTACTAGCACCGTCTGCAGATTTTGCCTGTGTGTTTGAACTAGCACCGTGCCGGCACGATGATGCATGATTCAGAAGAAAAGTTTTATCATGCTAATTGTCAGCCAGATCCATGATATTAAGGTCAAGATATCAATCTAGCTGCTGGTAATGTCTAGAAAGTAGCTTAGAccacttgttttattttcctttcaACTAGAAGATGAAAGAAAAATCTAGACAGATGTGAATTTGATAGTCATGCCATGTGTCATGGCTgtggccacggcagatgctacagggtgcagcacttcgttgatgcgagagCAAGGAGACATAGCCATCTGCGGAGCGAGGTGCACATGACGCAAGGTTTTAcctaggttcagcccctccggagagtaaaaggcctatgtcctgctagatctattacCCAGTGGAGAgttacaatggggggctcagtcggcggctacgccaacaGCAATGTgagggagattggatctcagatggtGTCTCG contains the following coding sequences:
- the LOC124683798 gene encoding UDP-glycosyltransferase 83A1-like; its protein translation is MDTAALHVMVLPLPAQGHVTPLMELSHRLDDHGFEVTFVCTEPVINAMRQTTTHDDRKIHLVSIPDGLADGDDRRDLGKVLDALSRCVPGYVEDLIRKTKVKWLVADTNMGALCFEVAKKLGVRVASFFPASAACLGTLFRVPKLIEDGFFDDKGFPKRRGAFELAPKMPPIYTSHMVWSVEGGPEVQHAAFQLVCRNNQASSLAEITVCNSFLEAEAMAFELFPNILPIGLLFADQRKPVGQFLPEDTRCLSWLDGHPDNSVVYVAFGTSTVFDPRQFKELAEGLELTGRPFLWVVRPDFTSGAGVSKAWFDEFENCVAGRGMVVSWCSQQQVLAHRAVACFVSHCGWNSTMEGVRNGVPFLCWSRLKVDQYANRSYVCDTWRTGLAVSPGEDGVVTKDEVSAKVEQVIGDHGIADRTRMLGDAARSSLGEGGSSYENFNRFINLLME